A part of Paenibacillus sp. sptzw28 genomic DNA contains:
- a CDS encoding AraC family transcriptional regulator, with protein sequence MKRNYFKSNLFLKYIGSYLLILLIPLVLITVFIYQNAVSNLRAEIERSHLGQLTQAKTIIDGRMKELNEIASRISYDERLTPYRVHDPYYSREAIAALDQYKATSSIIGEMFLYFHHDDRIYSSEGMSSLDVFARKYSFHNWSRANLIQDLNSIHFPTMRPADLVKRSSSLQQSIVAYLVPITPNNPNPHGMVMYLIEETELTGLIDSILGNYKGLTYIFDNKGQVLAANRQGETLTNAEAGSLFALNPGIHSLTLNGKAHSVVSVKSANNGWTYVTLMPSAQFFSSVLHVRSFIVVLFSIVLLVGAAIALLMARIQYHPISALAEFANSKSKSKRPNHSSGENTRPENELDRIRLTLQEYSSRADLQEPYARNHFLLMLLKYGGTQSLSPDLLDTFDIQFDRTHHFLMVMGRDEIPGRQEGLHNWQSIIQLRAEAELPELGAHAYCVELPDPDRLAIIVSFNLSDAIVEYDHMSRIVETMRSNILEIFSVSVRLTIGVGSCYASSSQLNQSFIEACSAFNRMSTGNGSITFFEKVPYAPEQTFWIPANMLLKLSHSLKQGSYDVAAQVIGEAIENVRASGISVMYIRCIGFDILNTMLKTAAELGIHHLTPDIPHISTFQSLSELERSLVNLASRICEQVERNMRKEEYSLMDEITAYIDNHYRDHTLSLDTISYEYAISPSYFSRSFKEKMGINFIQYIWQKRMEEVMHLLKTTNEPLKSIITQIGYLDTPNFIRKFKKETGLTPGQYRKLYSDTSNETAAGDEEAFGEDM encoded by the coding sequence ATGAAACGGAATTATTTCAAATCCAACCTGTTTTTAAAATATATCGGCTCATATCTGCTCATTTTGCTCATTCCCCTCGTCTTGATCACGGTGTTCATCTATCAGAACGCGGTCAGCAATCTTCGAGCCGAAATCGAGCGCTCACACCTTGGCCAGTTGACACAGGCGAAGACGATCATTGACGGCCGCATGAAGGAGTTGAACGAAATTGCCTCGCGCATTTCTTATGACGAGAGGCTGACGCCGTACCGGGTTCACGATCCGTATTATAGCAGGGAGGCGATCGCCGCTCTGGACCAATACAAAGCGACAAGCTCCATCATCGGCGAAATGTTCCTGTATTTTCATCACGATGATCGGATTTACTCGTCCGAAGGAATGTCCAGTCTGGATGTGTTCGCACGAAAGTATAGCTTCCATAATTGGAGCCGCGCAAATCTTATTCAGGACTTGAACAGCATCCATTTCCCGACGATGCGCCCGGCCGATCTAGTGAAGCGCAGTTCTTCTTTACAGCAATCAATCGTAGCCTATCTCGTTCCGATAACGCCAAACAACCCGAATCCGCATGGGATGGTGATGTACCTGATTGAAGAAACCGAGCTTACCGGCTTGATCGATTCCATTCTTGGTAATTACAAGGGGCTTACTTATATTTTCGATAATAAGGGACAAGTGCTTGCCGCCAACCGTCAGGGCGAAACCTTGACGAATGCCGAGGCCGGCTCGTTGTTTGCGCTGAATCCGGGCATACATAGTCTGACTTTAAACGGCAAGGCGCATTCCGTTGTATCGGTCAAATCGGCAAATAACGGCTGGACGTATGTAACCCTTATGCCAAGCGCCCAGTTTTTCAGCAGCGTATTGCATGTACGCAGTTTCATTGTCGTGCTGTTTTCTATCGTGCTGCTCGTCGGGGCTGCGATTGCGCTCTTGATGGCCAGAATTCAGTACCACCCGATATCCGCTCTGGCCGAGTTTGCAAATTCCAAGTCCAAATCCAAAAGACCGAATCATTCATCCGGTGAAAACACCCGTCCCGAGAATGAGCTCGACCGGATCCGGTTGACCCTCCAGGAATACAGCTCCCGGGCTGACCTGCAAGAGCCTTATGCGCGCAACCACTTTCTGCTCATGCTTCTGAAGTACGGCGGCACCCAGAGCCTGTCTCCAGACCTCCTTGATACCTTTGACATTCAATTCGACCGTACTCACCATTTCCTTATGGTAATGGGACGGGATGAAATTCCAGGCAGACAGGAGGGCCTGCATAATTGGCAGTCTATTATCCAATTGCGCGCCGAGGCTGAGCTGCCCGAACTGGGCGCCCACGCGTACTGTGTTGAGCTGCCGGATCCGGATAGGCTGGCGATCATTGTGAGCTTTAACCTTAGCGACGCCATTGTGGAATACGACCATATGAGCCGTATTGTTGAAACGATGCGAAGCAATATCCTAGAGATTTTCAGTGTCAGTGTCAGACTGACTATTGGAGTCGGCAGCTGTTATGCAAGCTCCAGCCAGCTGAATCAGTCTTTTATCGAAGCCTGCTCCGCGTTCAACCGTATGTCCACGGGGAATGGCAGCATTACTTTTTTTGAGAAGGTGCCCTATGCACCGGAGCAAACCTTCTGGATTCCCGCCAATATGCTGCTTAAACTATCGCACAGCTTAAAGCAAGGCAGTTACGATGTTGCAGCACAGGTGATCGGCGAAGCCATAGAAAATGTTCGAGCTTCCGGAATATCCGTCATGTACATTCGCTGCATCGGCTTTGACATCCTGAATACGATGCTGAAGACAGCCGCGGAGCTCGGCATCCATCATCTAACACCGGATATTCCGCACATCTCCACCTTTCAATCCTTGAGTGAATTGGAGCGCAGTCTCGTGAATCTCGCTTCCAGGATATGCGAGCAGGTCGAGCGGAATATGAGAAAGGAAGAATACTCTCTCATGGATGAAATCACAGCCTACATCGATAATCATTATAGGGATCATACGCTCAGCCTGGACACGATATCCTATGAGTATGCGATCTCTCCGTCGTATTTCAGCCGTTCATTCAAAGAGAAAATGGGCATAAACTTCATCCAGTACATTTGGCAGAAACGAATGGAAGAGGTCATGCACCTGCTCAAAACAACGAACGAGCCGTTAAAAAGCATCATCACGCAGATTGGCTATCTCGATACCCCGAATTTTATCCGTAAATTCAAGAAAGAAACCGGTCTAACGCCCGGCCAATACCGCAAGCTGTATTCGGACACCAGCAATGAAACCGCAGCCGGTGATGAAGAAGCTTTCGGTGAAGACATGTAA
- a CDS encoding carbohydrate ABC transporter permease — protein sequence MISAVKETGRDKVFLICNYIYLALAFLIVAYPLVYIISASISNPKFVGSGEMWLWPKGITFEGYERVFQNSKIWTGYANTILYTAVGTSVNLFVTLPAAYALSRRDFVGRSFFMGMFMVTMFFGGGLVPTYLLVKDLGMVNSMWALILPGAASIWNIVVTRTFFQYSIPKELQEAAQIDGCSNLRLFVRIVLPLSLPIIAVMALFYGVGNWNSYFSALIYLNDESKYPLQLILRQILVLQEISTAGGGAMDASMASALNSKAEVAALVKYAVIIVSTLPIIAVYPFLQRYFVQGVMIGSVKG from the coding sequence GTGATATCCGCAGTAAAAGAAACAGGACGGGATAAAGTATTCCTGATTTGCAATTATATTTATTTGGCGCTGGCCTTCCTGATTGTCGCCTATCCGCTCGTTTACATCATCAGCGCTTCAATCAGCAATCCCAAATTTGTCGGATCAGGTGAAATGTGGCTGTGGCCCAAGGGCATTACATTCGAGGGCTACGAGCGTGTGTTTCAAAATTCGAAGATTTGGACGGGTTATGCCAATACCATCTTATATACGGCAGTCGGTACGAGCGTCAATCTGTTCGTCACGCTGCCGGCAGCGTATGCGCTGAGCCGCAGGGATTTTGTCGGGCGCAGCTTCTTTATGGGGATGTTTATGGTGACCATGTTTTTCGGCGGCGGCCTGGTGCCGACTTATTTGCTGGTCAAAGACCTTGGGATGGTCAACAGCATGTGGGCGCTTATTCTGCCTGGGGCTGCGTCGATTTGGAATATCGTAGTAACGCGGACATTCTTTCAATATTCGATTCCGAAGGAGCTGCAGGAAGCGGCCCAGATCGACGGCTGCTCCAATTTGCGTCTGTTCGTTCGAATCGTTCTTCCGTTATCACTGCCGATCATCGCCGTTATGGCGCTGTTCTATGGGGTCGGGAACTGGAACAGCTACTTCTCGGCTCTTATTTACTTGAACGACGAATCGAAGTACCCGCTGCAGCTCATTTTGCGACAAATCCTCGTGCTCCAGGAAATATCGACGGCAGGAGGCGGAGCGATGGATGCATCGATGGCTTCGGCGCTCAACAGCAAAGCCGAGGTGGCTGCTCTTGTGAAATATGCGGTCATCATCGTTTCCACGCTGCCGATCATTGCCGTGTATCCATTTCTACAGCGATATTTCGTGCAAGGTGTCATGATCGGTTCAGTTAAGGGCTGA
- a CDS encoding phosphotransferase, translating to MGSSNQWDAEWEVSEELAHKLISSQFPQLGSKSVQKLGHGWDNTVFLIGAEYVFRFPRREVAINSLRMEGKILPKLKDYFSIAYSIPLFLGEGDYDYPAPFLGYPYLSGEFPIGLTDKQRALSATTLAQFLRSLHAFPVQIAQENGVQHDHRNLTDIAMRKEKMHKFISDLALHFREEEYRAISNYLEQLRTERVKQKHVFLHGDLHFKNMLVDENGRVSGIIDWGDINIGHPACDLNVVYSFLPPDARSDFFKEYGDVDEETKTLARLIAIYIPILIMMQAIDDKDERLVDEAKANIKRALAD from the coding sequence ATGGGAAGTTCGAATCAATGGGATGCAGAATGGGAAGTATCAGAAGAATTGGCTCATAAATTAATAAGCAGTCAGTTTCCGCAGTTAGGTTCAAAAAGCGTACAAAAACTAGGACATGGCTGGGATAACACTGTTTTTCTTATCGGGGCCGAATATGTATTTCGCTTTCCTAGAAGAGAAGTTGCAATTAATTCTTTAAGGATGGAAGGAAAGATACTACCTAAGCTTAAAGATTATTTTTCCATTGCATATTCGATACCTCTATTTTTGGGGGAAGGGGATTATGATTATCCTGCACCCTTCCTAGGCTACCCCTATTTATCCGGAGAATTTCCGATCGGATTAACTGACAAGCAACGTGCGTTATCAGCTACAACGCTCGCGCAATTTTTAAGAAGCTTACATGCATTCCCTGTGCAAATTGCCCAAGAAAATGGAGTTCAACATGACCATAGAAATCTGACTGATATTGCGATGCGTAAGGAAAAGATGCATAAATTTATTTCCGACCTTGCCCTTCATTTTCGTGAAGAAGAGTATCGTGCAATATCGAATTACTTGGAACAGCTCAGAACTGAAAGAGTGAAACAAAAGCACGTATTCCTTCATGGTGACCTTCATTTTAAAAATATGCTGGTAGATGAGAATGGAAGAGTTTCAGGGATTATCGACTGGGGAGATATCAATATTGGGCATCCTGCATGTGACTTGAATGTTGTGTATAGCTTTTTACCTCCGGATGCGCGTTCTGACTTTTTCAAAGAATATGGGGATGTAGATGAAGAAACGAAGACATTAGCTCGATTGATTGCCATCTATATTCCCATTTTGATAATGATGCAGGCAATTGATGATAAAGATGAAAGGTTGGTTGATGAAGCAAAAGCGAACATAAAACGTGCTCTCGCTGATTAA
- a CDS encoding EVE domain-containing protein, with amino-acid sequence MTESVSRETRYWIGVVSASHVRLGVQGGFAQLCHGKAAPLRRMRPGDWLIYYSPRTDMAKGNPLQAFTAIGLVIDDKVYEYRMSDSFVPFRRNIRYTLCIEAEIAPLLEQLTFTHGKRNWGYLFRTGHFEISREDFFVIADAMLEDAGGTINEFGIQ; translated from the coding sequence TTGACTGAATCCGTAAGCAGGGAAACTCGATACTGGATCGGCGTTGTTTCGGCTTCGCATGTGAGGCTCGGCGTGCAGGGCGGATTCGCCCAGCTGTGTCATGGTAAGGCAGCCCCTTTGAGGCGGATGCGTCCCGGCGACTGGCTCATATACTACTCGCCGCGAACAGATATGGCGAAAGGGAATCCACTGCAAGCATTCACCGCGATAGGGCTGGTCATTGATGACAAGGTTTATGAATACCGGATGTCGGACTCCTTTGTACCATTCCGCCGAAATATTCGCTATACTCTGTGTATAGAAGCTGAGATAGCTCCCCTGCTGGAGCAGCTTACGTTCACACACGGGAAGCGGAATTGGGGATACTTGTTCCGCACCGGTCATTTTGAGATTTCCCGTGAAGACTTCTTTGTTATTGCGGATGCGATGCTAGAAGATGCTGGAGGAACAATAAATGAGTTCGGAATTCAATAA
- a CDS encoding MarR family winged helix-turn-helix transcriptional regulator, producing MSSEFNKAEESPGFLLWQVTNIWQKEIRKALEPFELTQPQFVLLFSCQWLSEKEGGSGVTQVQLAQHAQVDVNVTSQVLRTLEKKGYVKRSPHPADTRANLITVTSTGSELALRAVHAVEAADRAFFTGIGEESAQLTRLLRRLTKL from the coding sequence ATGAGTTCGGAATTCAATAAAGCGGAAGAAAGCCCTGGGTTTCTGCTGTGGCAAGTGACGAATATTTGGCAAAAGGAAATACGGAAGGCGCTGGAACCGTTTGAGCTCACACAGCCTCAGTTCGTATTGCTTTTCTCGTGCCAATGGCTGAGCGAGAAAGAGGGCGGTTCGGGCGTGACACAAGTACAGCTCGCTCAGCATGCTCAAGTGGACGTGAATGTCACCTCGCAGGTACTGAGAACGCTGGAGAAGAAGGGGTATGTAAAACGCAGTCCCCATCCAGCGGATACAAGGGCGAACCTGATTACTGTGACCAGCACCGGAAGCGAGTTGGCTTTACGAGCCGTGCATGCCGTTGAAGCGGCAGACCGGGCGTTTTTTACCGGCATCGGTGAAGAGAGCGCACAGCTGACTCGGCTTCTGAGGCGGCTTACGAAGCTGTAA
- a CDS encoding ABC transporter permease, giving the protein MGGMSPQIVKRKSVWKKMLLNWELYLFIAPAFFYFLIFCYGPMYGIQIAFKNFVPTKGIIGSSWTGIDHFIRFFNSYYFWDLLWNTLSISLYELAVGFPIPIIMALAFNEVKGGFFKKTVQTVTYAPHFISVVVMAGMIITFLSPSTGIIIHMIEWLGFNAPDLLSDPRWFKTMYVLSGVWQSAGWGTIIYLAALSGVDPQLHEAAIIDGASRFQRLRHINIPAIVPTMTILMILNMGGMLSVGFEKILLLQNPLNMNSSDVISTFVYRSGLLDAQYSFSTAVGLFNSVVNAILLVAVNQIVRRTSENSLW; this is encoded by the coding sequence ATGGGCGGTATGTCCCCGCAGATCGTAAAGAGAAAGTCGGTCTGGAAGAAAATGCTTCTAAACTGGGAATTGTACCTCTTCATTGCGCCGGCGTTTTTTTATTTTCTCATTTTTTGCTACGGTCCGATGTACGGCATTCAAATCGCCTTTAAAAATTTCGTCCCGACAAAAGGAATAATAGGGAGTTCATGGACCGGTATCGACCATTTTATACGCTTCTTTAATTCCTACTACTTCTGGGATTTGCTTTGGAACACGCTAAGCATCAGCCTGTATGAGCTGGCCGTCGGATTTCCGATTCCGATCATAATGGCGCTTGCCTTTAATGAGGTGAAAGGCGGCTTCTTCAAGAAGACGGTGCAGACGGTCACCTACGCACCTCACTTCATCTCCGTCGTCGTAATGGCCGGGATGATCATCACTTTTTTATCGCCATCGACAGGTATTATCATTCATATGATCGAATGGCTTGGCTTTAATGCGCCTGATTTACTGTCTGATCCGAGATGGTTCAAGACGATGTACGTGCTCTCGGGAGTCTGGCAGAGTGCAGGCTGGGGGACCATCATCTATCTCGCCGCACTGTCCGGAGTCGATCCGCAGCTGCATGAAGCGGCGATCATCGACGGCGCTTCGAGGTTTCAGCGATTGCGCCATATTAATATTCCGGCAATCGTTCCGACGATGACGATTCTGATGATCCTCAATATGGGAGGCATGCTCAGCGTCGGCTTCGAAAAAATACTGCTGCTGCAAAATCCGCTCAACATGAATTCGTCTGATGTCATCTCGACCTTCGTATACCGCTCGGGCCTGCTGGATGCCCAGTACAGCTTCTCCACGGCTGTAGGCTTATTCAATTCGGTGGTCAACGCGATCCTGCTCGTTGCGGTAAACCAGATTGTAAGGCGTACAAGCGAGAACAGTTTGTGGTAG
- a CDS encoding sugar phosphate isomerase/epimerase yields MKIGLSSYSLLNAIRTGEMTVLDVIQWIADNGGEHMEIVPYGFTLVDNPELADAVREKAETAGIELSNYSMPANFVQETELLFDEEVARVKQHVDLVHRLGMKHMRHDVTAFTLPPESMTIAWFEKHLPLMVKGSQLIADYANQYGITTTIENHGFSVQSSDRVQRILLAVDRPNFQTTLDIGNFMCVDEDPIVGVKKNLPFASLIHFKDFYFRPYDEHPGAGDWFTTAYGNFLRGAIVGQGDIKIRKIVKLIKASGYDGYITVEFEGMEECRTASRAGMDNLRRFWEEC; encoded by the coding sequence ATGAAGATAGGACTGAGCTCTTACAGTTTGCTAAACGCCATCAGGACAGGAGAAATGACCGTGCTGGACGTTATCCAGTGGATCGCCGACAACGGCGGAGAGCATATGGAAATCGTTCCTTACGGATTTACGCTGGTCGATAATCCCGAACTGGCGGATGCTGTAAGGGAGAAAGCGGAAACGGCAGGTATCGAGCTTTCCAACTATTCGATGCCGGCCAATTTCGTTCAGGAAACGGAGCTGCTGTTCGATGAAGAGGTTGCCCGGGTAAAGCAGCATGTCGATCTCGTTCACCGGCTCGGCATGAAGCATATGCGGCACGATGTGACCGCCTTTACGCTGCCTCCGGAATCTATGACCATCGCATGGTTCGAGAAGCATCTGCCGCTGATGGTCAAGGGAAGTCAACTCATTGCGGACTATGCAAATCAGTACGGAATCACGACAACGATCGAGAATCACGGCTTCAGCGTACAATCCAGCGACCGGGTGCAGAGGATTCTCCTTGCGGTGGACCGCCCCAATTTCCAAACGACACTCGATATCGGCAATTTCATGTGTGTGGATGAGGATCCGATCGTCGGCGTAAAGAAGAATTTACCGTTCGCTTCTCTTATTCATTTCAAGGATTTCTATTTCCGTCCTTACGATGAGCATCCGGGTGCCGGGGACTGGTTTACAACCGCTTACGGCAACTTTTTGCGCGGTGCTATCGTCGGACAGGGCGATATCAAAATCCGCAAAATCGTCAAGCTGATCAAGGCATCGGGTTACGACGGGTACATTACCGTTGAGTTCGAAGGGATGGAAGAATGCAGAACCGCATCGCGTGCCGGAATGGACAATTTGCGCCGGTTTTGGGAAGAATGCTGA
- a CDS encoding chemotaxis protein produces MKQKLAVIVVHGLGRQNEDYADHFIRTLMTKFAHETGAKDPEQNVVVKAVHWAKVLEGREAEFKQKLFRPYDLHYEWLRDYVVHYLADAIAYQPLETNDQNYYAINETISASLHALTDKAGDGAPLWVISHSLGTVIASNYFYDLQNSSNWKPVIYNPDSALERGDTLALFYSCGTTLPLWSLRYREFDKPIRVPSESMRDRNIEGEWINFYDKDDILAYPLRPLHPAYMEAVQEDMEVRVGNWLTGWNPFSLQSAMSSIISSTTVKM; encoded by the coding sequence TTGAAACAGAAGCTGGCTGTTATCGTGGTTCATGGATTAGGCAGGCAGAATGAAGATTACGCCGACCATTTTATTCGTACACTTATGACTAAGTTTGCACATGAGACAGGAGCAAAAGATCCTGAACAAAATGTCGTCGTAAAGGCCGTTCATTGGGCCAAGGTGCTGGAAGGCAGGGAAGCAGAGTTCAAACAGAAGCTGTTCCGGCCTTACGATCTGCATTATGAATGGCTGAGGGATTACGTTGTGCATTATTTAGCCGATGCTATCGCCTATCAACCGCTCGAGACCAACGATCAGAATTATTATGCGATTAATGAAACGATCAGCGCCTCATTGCATGCTCTGACGGATAAGGCAGGAGACGGCGCCCCGCTCTGGGTCATCTCGCACAGCCTAGGCACGGTCATTGCCAGCAATTACTTCTACGATCTTCAGAATTCCTCCAACTGGAAGCCCGTCATCTACAACCCGGACTCGGCATTGGAGCGTGGAGACACGCTGGCGCTGTTCTATTCTTGCGGAACGACTCTGCCCTTATGGAGCCTGCGTTACCGTGAATTCGACAAGCCTATCCGCGTACCCAGTGAATCTATGCGCGATCGGAACATCGAGGGGGAGTGGATAAATTTCTACGACAAGGACGATATTCTTGCTTATCCCTTGCGCCCTTTGCATCCCGCTTACATGGAGGCGGTCCAAGAGGACATGGAGGTTCGGGTAGGTAACTGGCTGACCGGTTGGAACCCGTTCAGCCTCCAATCTGCGATGTCGTCGATTATTTCATCAACCACGGTGAAAATGTAA
- a CDS encoding SRPBCC family protein: MWEFEHTITTMAKAETIWKLYSDISTWVEWDKGIVYASLEGPFTAGTRGQLQPEGQELLAFELTEVSPLNGFSDVTDIPDAGIQIRFMHRLLETAEGTSVTHKVTIIGPNAEHLGPEFGAGMAEGIPDTMERLVSLALERERQLVD; encoded by the coding sequence ATGTGGGAATTCGAGCACACAATCACGACTATGGCAAAAGCGGAGACGATTTGGAAGCTGTACAGCGATATCTCGACTTGGGTGGAGTGGGATAAGGGGATTGTTTATGCTTCACTGGAGGGGCCATTTACCGCTGGAACACGCGGGCAGCTGCAGCCTGAAGGCCAAGAGCTTCTTGCTTTTGAACTCACGGAAGTGAGTCCTCTGAATGGGTTCTCGGACGTTACCGATATTCCGGATGCGGGTATTCAAATTCGTTTCATGCATCGGCTTCTAGAGACTGCCGAAGGGACGAGCGTTACACATAAAGTGACTATCATCGGTCCGAATGCGGAACATTTAGGTCCGGAGTTTGGAGCCGGTATGGCCGAAGGTATCCCGGATACGATGGAGCGCCTAGTCTCATTGGCGCTCGAAAGAGAGCGGCAGCTTGTTGACTGA
- a CDS encoding extracellular solute-binding protein, which yields MQKLQKTWAIGLCLALLISLLAACSKTNNEAAGSDSGTEKPVTSDVKKEGFPIVGKPITLSMMAPDAGVQKWDDMPVFKDLEKLTNIKLQFRNAPMDSFATKKNLVFASGDLPDIFYAADLTPAEQVTYGAQGVLIPLEKLIDDYAPNLKKILDQHPELRKSITTNDGHIYALPYIDLSAVWYRGPMWYNGKFLKALNVKALPETTEELFAYLKRVKDEDPNGNGKPDEIPLTSVKLDDIRMFMLGFWGIYDEQIYADKDGKVHYTPQEEGYKGYLTFLNRLWTAGLLDKETFSQTDDQKKAKGKNNQVALFSDWFPYFTLGGEPDGSNPLMKPVKSEVPGSPVYGKHPGISSNGTFAITSTNPDPEASMRWVDYLYGYDGATLFGQGPENVLWKFKDKQNHVKEWLPVPGGGDREEYRSTLTPNYGIVAPGISSSELAKGLRGDFDQWIDKETAEKLVPFAKPPYPHVFLTEAEQTEASSLLSDLDTYVKQMEAKFVTGQEPLSNWDQYKSQIAKMGGERIAEIYQAAYDRWNKSGSGQ from the coding sequence ATGCAAAAGCTTCAAAAAACCTGGGCTATAGGGCTGTGCCTGGCGCTGCTTATTTCGCTGCTGGCCGCATGCAGCAAGACGAACAATGAAGCCGCCGGTTCGGATAGCGGCACGGAAAAACCGGTCACGTCGGACGTCAAAAAAGAAGGCTTTCCTATCGTGGGCAAGCCGATCACGCTCTCCATGATGGCCCCGGATGCAGGGGTACAAAAATGGGACGATATGCCGGTTTTCAAAGACTTGGAGAAGCTGACGAACATCAAGCTGCAGTTCCGGAATGCCCCGATGGACAGCTTCGCCACGAAGAAAAACCTCGTGTTCGCCAGCGGTGACCTGCCGGACATCTTCTATGCGGCTGATCTTACGCCCGCGGAGCAGGTGACGTACGGCGCACAAGGGGTACTCATTCCGCTTGAGAAGCTGATTGACGATTACGCGCCCAATCTCAAAAAAATATTGGATCAGCATCCGGAGCTGCGCAAATCGATCACGACCAATGACGGTCACATCTATGCGCTGCCGTACATTGATTTGTCTGCGGTCTGGTACCGCGGTCCGATGTGGTACAACGGCAAGTTTCTGAAGGCGCTGAACGTAAAGGCGCTGCCTGAAACGACGGAAGAGCTGTTCGCTTATCTTAAGCGGGTCAAGGATGAAGATCCGAACGGGAACGGCAAGCCGGATGAAATTCCGCTTACATCCGTCAAGCTGGACGATATCCGCATGTTCATGCTCGGTTTCTGGGGGATTTACGACGAACAGATTTATGCGGATAAGGATGGCAAAGTGCACTATACGCCGCAGGAGGAAGGCTACAAAGGGTATTTGACTTTCTTGAACCGTCTCTGGACGGCAGGGCTGCTCGATAAAGAGACGTTCTCCCAAACCGACGATCAGAAGAAAGCGAAAGGGAAGAACAACCAGGTTGCACTGTTCTCCGATTGGTTCCCATATTTCACGCTGGGCGGCGAGCCTGACGGAAGCAATCCGCTTATGAAGCCCGTCAAGAGCGAAGTGCCCGGTTCGCCGGTCTACGGCAAGCATCCCGGTATTTCGTCAAATGGCACATTCGCCATAACGAGCACCAATCCGGATCCGGAAGCGTCGATGCGCTGGGTCGACTATCTGTACGGCTACGACGGTGCAACGCTGTTCGGACAAGGACCGGAGAACGTGCTGTGGAAATTTAAAGACAAGCAAAATCATGTGAAGGAATGGCTGCCGGTTCCCGGCGGCGGCGACCGTGAAGAATACCGGAGCACGCTCACACCGAATTACGGGATCGTGGCTCCGGGGATAAGCAGCAGCGAGCTTGCCAAAGGACTGCGGGGAGATTTCGACCAGTGGATTGACAAGGAAACCGCGGAGAAGCTCGTACCGTTTGCCAAGCCGCCTTATCCTCACGTATTCCTGACGGAAGCGGAACAAACCGAGGCTTCTTCACTGCTCTCCGATTTGGACACCTACGTGAAGCAGATGGAAGCGAAGTTCGTAACGGGGCAAGAGCCGCTCTCAAACTGGGATCAGTATAAGAGCCAGATTGCAAAAATGGGCGGCGAACGTATTGCGGAAATCTATCAGGCTGCCTACGACCGCTGGAACAAATCGGGTTCAGGTCAATAA
- a CDS encoding helix-turn-helix domain-containing protein, with the protein MDLGNKIKKLRQEQNRKLTDIAEICGFSKSLLSQIENGKTMPPISTLIKIADALGTKVSILLDDQQQTGTIHTTKEASQSKLVKTEKGYSFFAFAVERSDKLMQPFLFVSRKDENDSRHVFSHNGEEFIFILEGQMRYQVGNMEYTLSPGDSLYFDSIEKHTLYPITDEVKYVAVFTQSKPDARSGE; encoded by the coding sequence ATGGACCTTGGAAATAAAATTAAAAAGCTGCGGCAGGAGCAAAACCGGAAGCTGACGGATATTGCCGAAATTTGTGGATTTTCAAAAAGCCTGCTGTCACAAATCGAAAACGGCAAAACGATGCCGCCCATTTCAACTTTGATAAAGATTGCCGATGCCTTAGGGACTAAAGTTTCCATCCTGCTGGATGATCAGCAGCAGACCGGAACGATTCATACGACAAAAGAAGCGAGCCAATCCAAATTGGTGAAGACGGAAAAAGGGTACTCCTTTTTTGCTTTTGCCGTGGAACGCTCGGACAAGCTGATGCAGCCCTTCCTCTTTGTCTCCAGGAAAGATGAGAATGACAGCAGACATGTGTTCAGTCACAACGGGGAAGAGTTCATATTCATTCTGGAGGGCCAAATGCGGTATCAGGTCGGCAACATGGAATATACGCTGAGTCCCGGGGACAGCCTGTATTTTGATTCCATTGAAAAGCACACGCTCTATCCGATCACCGATGAGGTAAAATATGTGGCCGTATTCACCCAGTCCAAGCCGGATGCGAGGTCCGGCGAGTAG